The genomic stretch AATAGATACAGTTATAATTAAATTATCCGGTAGAAATCATCTTGTCCATAGGAGATTCTCATAAAACTGGCTGTTACAACGATTTCTCTCTCTTTGAATTTATCCTAAATAATTAAATACAATGAATAAAAAATGGTCATAAAAAAATCCGTATTTTCCGGACTTTTTCCCGACTAGGCCATCAGATACTTTCACGCACAGAAAAAAGTTCGTTATCTGCTCGCGAGAAAAACGGCATAACTATTAACTTAAAACTGATAACATCAGAACAATCCCCCCTATTCCTCCTTCAACAGCCATGATCATTCGCTCAAACAGCATTTGCTTGATTTTTTCCCGTTTTGAAGGCAAAAGTAACGAGTTAGGCTCATGATTGGGCAAACCCCGCTTTTTCGGATTTCAATGGGTGCGACTTCGTACCCGTTCATGCACAGTCCGGCTGCTCGGCAGCTCACAGAAAGGAGAATTATATGAAACGGATCACTACACTTTTCATCGCTATGGCTATCGCTCTTTCCATGGTCGGCACCGCATTTGCCGGTACACTGACTGTGGGCACGGACACCAACTTCCCCCCGTTTGAATTCAAAGATCCTGAGACCGGCAAACACACCGGTTTTGACGTCGAGCTCTGGGATGCCATCGCCAAGGAAATCGGCATCGAATACAAGCTCCAGCCCATGGCCTTCAAAGGCATCGTCCCGGGTCTCCAGTCTGCTCAGCTTGACGCCGGTATCGCCGGTATGTCCATCACCGAAAAGCGCCGTGAAGTCATCGATTTTTCCGACGGCTACTACGATTCCGGTCTTCTTCTTCTCGTCAGCGCTGACGACGACTCCATTGACGGCCTGAAGTCCCTCGACGGCAAGGTCATCGCCACCAAGCAGGGTACCACCAGCGTTGAATTCCTCAAGGAAAACGCCACTCCCAAAGAAGTGAAACTCTTCCCCAACGATAACGCCATGTTCATGGAACTGCTGACCGGCGGTGTTGACGCTGTCATGTTCGACAAGCCTGTCATCGAGTCTTTCGTTTCCAAGCGCGGCAAGGGCAAAGTCAAAATCGTCGGCGACCTGTATGCTGGTCAGCCTTACGGCATTGGTTTCCCCAAGGGTTCCGAGCTGGTTGGCAAAGTCAACGCTGCTCTCAAGACCCTCAAGGCCAATGGTGTCTACAACGAGCTCTACAAGAAGTGGTTTGGTGTTGAGCCTCGCTAACCTACCGTAACAATTGAATCCATTCTCAGGGGGCGGCTTTTGCCGCCCCCGTG from Pseudodesulfovibrio profundus encodes the following:
- the glnH gene encoding glutamine ABC transporter substrate-binding protein GlnH, whose translation is MKRITTLFIAMAIALSMVGTAFAGTLTVGTDTNFPPFEFKDPETGKHTGFDVELWDAIAKEIGIEYKLQPMAFKGIVPGLQSAQLDAGIAGMSITEKRREVIDFSDGYYDSGLLLLVSADDDSIDGLKSLDGKVIATKQGTTSVEFLKENATPKEVKLFPNDNAMFMELLTGGVDAVMFDKPVIESFVSKRGKGKVKIVGDLYAGQPYGIGFPKGSELVGKVNAALKTLKANGVYNELYKKWFGVEPR